In a genomic window of Arthrobacter woluwensis:
- a CDS encoding LacI family DNA-binding transcriptional regulator: MANITPAKKRRQGVTMTDVARRAGVSRTTVSFVLSNREDANISEETRQRIAEAVQELGYRPNAGARALAARRSDWYGIVTEIVTAPFAVDIIKGAQDQAWKDRRFLLVAPSDQADSTGPNRGLEDAAVEKLLEQRVEGLLYAATYHRGLHVPAAAGEVPTVLINCYDADGRFPSIVPDERGGGRVATERLLRAGHTRIGVIDLDPGIPASVGRLEGCREALAAAGLELDDELVVSGHATADGGYEAAATILDRFPAGGGRPTALFCLNDRMAMGAYDAIKERGLTIPGDIAVIGFDNQELIAAYLRPKLTTVALPFEDMGALGVKTLAALTAGQPIAADRQLVGCPLLERSSV; this comes from the coding sequence ATGGCGAACATCACCCCCGCGAAGAAGCGGCGACAAGGCGTCACCATGACCGACGTCGCGCGTCGCGCAGGGGTGTCCCGCACCACCGTCTCCTTCGTCCTCAGCAACCGGGAAGACGCGAACATCTCCGAGGAGACCCGCCAGCGTATCGCCGAGGCGGTGCAGGAACTCGGCTACCGTCCGAACGCCGGGGCCCGGGCGCTGGCCGCGCGCCGCAGCGACTGGTACGGGATCGTCACCGAGATCGTGACGGCCCCCTTCGCCGTGGACATCATCAAGGGAGCCCAGGACCAGGCCTGGAAGGACCGCCGGTTCCTGCTGGTCGCGCCTTCCGACCAGGCGGACTCCACGGGCCCGAACCGCGGTCTCGAGGACGCGGCGGTGGAGAAGCTGCTCGAACAGCGGGTGGAGGGCCTGCTGTATGCGGCCACCTATCACCGCGGCCTCCACGTCCCGGCCGCGGCCGGCGAGGTGCCGACCGTCCTGATCAATTGCTACGACGCCGACGGCCGCTTCCCCTCGATCGTCCCCGATGAGCGGGGCGGCGGGCGCGTGGCCACCGAACGTCTGCTGCGCGCCGGCCACACCCGGATCGGCGTGATCGACCTGGACCCCGGGATCCCGGCGTCCGTCGGACGGCTGGAAGGGTGCCGCGAAGCCCTCGCCGCCGCGGGGCTGGAGCTCGACGACGAGCTCGTGGTCTCCGGACACGCCACGGCCGACGGCGGCTACGAAGCGGCCGCAACGATTCTTGACCGGTTCCCGGCAGGAGGGGGCAGACCCACCGCCCTGTTCTGCCTCAACGACCGGATGGCGATGGGCGCCTATGACGCCATCAAGGAACGGGGACTGACCATCCCCGGGGACATCGCCGTGATCGGGTTCGACAACCAGGAGCTCATCGCCGCCTACCTCAGGCCGAAGCTCACCACGGTTGCCCTGCCCTTCGAAGACATGGGCGCGCTCGGCGTGAAAACGCTGGCCGCGCTC
- the coaA gene encoding type I pantothenate kinase codes for MDNQGDGASPFVELDRQTWSRLAAQMEQPLNQEDLDRLRGLGDPLDMAEVRDVYLPLSRLLHLYVEAAGQLHSATTTFLGERTQRTPFVIGVAGSVAVGKSTIARVLREMLRRWPGTPNVELITTDGFLYPLAELRRRQLLDRKGFPESYDRRALLRFVAAIKGGAEEVRAPWYSHVTYDIVPGREVVVRRPDVLIVEGLNVLAPAQIRQDGRLGLALSDFFDFSIYVDAKTQYIEEWYVDRFRKLRTTAFSQPDSYFHRYASLSDAEAEETARDIWKRINEPNLVHNVLPTRGRAQLVLTKDPDHSIRRMLLRKV; via the coding sequence ATGGACAACCAGGGCGACGGCGCGTCCCCCTTCGTGGAGCTGGACCGCCAGACCTGGTCGCGGTTGGCCGCCCAGATGGAGCAGCCGCTCAATCAGGAGGACCTGGACCGCCTGCGCGGCCTCGGCGACCCCCTGGACATGGCGGAGGTCCGGGACGTGTATCTTCCCTTGTCACGCCTCCTTCACCTCTATGTGGAGGCCGCCGGTCAGCTGCACTCCGCCACCACCACCTTCCTGGGTGAGCGGACTCAGCGCACCCCGTTCGTGATCGGTGTCGCGGGCTCGGTCGCGGTGGGCAAATCGACCATCGCGCGCGTGCTCCGGGAGATGCTGCGGCGCTGGCCCGGCACCCCCAATGTCGAGTTGATCACCACCGACGGCTTCCTCTACCCCCTGGCCGAGCTCCGCCGTCGTCAGCTCCTGGACCGCAAGGGCTTCCCGGAGTCCTACGACCGCCGCGCCCTCCTGCGGTTCGTCGCGGCGATCAAGGGCGGCGCCGAGGAGGTGCGGGCGCCGTGGTACTCGCACGTCACCTATGACATCGTCCCGGGCCGCGAAGTGGTCGTCCGCCGGCCGGACGTGCTGATCGTGGAGGGCCTCAACGTCCTCGCCCCCGCACAGATCCGCCAGGATGGCCGGCTCGGACTGGCCCTTTCGGACTTCTTCGATTTCTCCATCTACGTGGATGCGAAGACCCAGTACATTGAAGAGTGGTACGTGGATCGCTTCCGTAAGCTCCGCACCACGGCGTTCTCCCAGCCCGACTCCTATTTCCACCGCTACGCGTCGCTCAGTGACGCCGAGGCCGAGGAGACCGCGCGGGACATCTGGAAGCGCATCAACGAACCCAACCTCGTCCACAATGTGCTGCCAACCCGGGGCCGGGCACAGCTCGTGCTGACCAAGGACCCGGATCACTCGATCCGGCGCATGCTGCTCAGGAAGGTCTGA
- a CDS encoding holo-ACP synthase, giving the protein MIVGIGVDVVDIERFKRQLEGTPALRDRLFVPAERELNDRSLAARFAAKEAVAKVLGAPAGMNWQDCWIGLSSEGPSIQVKGTVKAVADSKGIKHWHLSMSHDGGIATAMVVAER; this is encoded by the coding sequence ATGATTGTTGGAATCGGCGTTGACGTGGTGGACATCGAGCGTTTCAAGCGGCAGCTGGAGGGCACTCCGGCGCTGCGGGACCGGCTCTTCGTCCCTGCCGAGCGCGAACTGAACGACCGCTCCCTGGCTGCGCGTTTCGCCGCCAAGGAGGCGGTGGCGAAGGTTCTGGGCGCTCCGGCGGGCATGAACTGGCAGGACTGCTGGATCGGGCTCTCCTCTGAAGGGCCCAGCATCCAGGTCAAAGGCACGGTCAAGGCCGTGGCCGATTCCAAGGGCATCAAGCACTGGCATCTGTCGATGAGCCACGACGGTGGGATCGCCACCGCCATGGTCGTGGCGGAACGCTAG
- the glgX gene encoding glycogen debranching protein GlgX, with amino-acid sequence MENVNQQVWPGKPYPLGATYDGAGTNFALFSERAEAVELCLVDDDGSEQRIPLTEVDGYVWHAYLPAVRPGQKYGYRVSGPYEPEHGNRFNPNKLLLDPYAKAVAGQVDWDPAVFSYDHEDPTQRNDDDSAPHVMLGVVINPYFDWAGDQQPGIPYHQSVIYEAHVKGLTQLHPDVPEDQRGSYAGIAHPSVIKHLQELGVTAIELMPVHQFVNDSVLQDKGLSNYWGYNTIGFFAPHNKYSSTGEQGEQVQEFKAMVRDLHRAGIEVILDVVYNHTAEGNHLGPTLSFRGIDNAAYYRLTDDDPQYYMDYTGTGNSLNARNPHSLQLIMDSLRYWVTEMHVDGFRFDLAATLAREFYDVDKLSSFFELVQQDPVVSRVKLIAEPWDVGPGGYQVGNFPPQWTEWNGKYRDTVRDFWRGEPAALGEFASRLTGSADLYEHSGRRPVASINFVTAHDGFTLRDLVSYNEKHNEANGEDNRDGESHNRSWNCGVEGPTDDPEVLALRSQQQRNLLASLLLSQGVPMILHGDELGRTQDGNNNAYCQDAPLTWVHWDEVDEDLIDFTGRLSKLRQEHPVFRRRRFFDGHPAETSEGEWLPDVVWLDSDGTPMTDEDWNNGFARTLAMFLNGGAIQAPGERGEEILDDDFILCFNAHDDEVEFTLPAENYSASWTPVLDTSGRECKGSLAARSKVAVPAKSMLVLQGWRG; translated from the coding sequence GTGGAGAATGTGAATCAGCAAGTCTGGCCGGGCAAGCCGTACCCGCTCGGGGCGACGTATGACGGCGCGGGCACCAATTTCGCGCTCTTCAGCGAACGGGCCGAGGCCGTCGAGCTGTGCCTGGTGGACGACGACGGCAGCGAGCAGCGCATCCCGCTCACCGAGGTGGACGGTTACGTCTGGCATGCGTACCTGCCGGCCGTGCGCCCCGGCCAGAAGTACGGGTACCGGGTGTCCGGCCCCTACGAGCCGGAGCACGGCAACCGCTTCAATCCGAACAAGCTCCTCCTGGACCCGTACGCCAAAGCCGTGGCGGGACAGGTCGACTGGGACCCGGCCGTGTTCAGCTACGACCACGAGGACCCCACGCAGCGCAACGATGACGACTCGGCGCCGCATGTGATGCTGGGCGTGGTCATCAACCCGTACTTCGACTGGGCGGGCGATCAGCAGCCGGGCATCCCGTACCACCAGAGCGTCATCTACGAGGCACACGTCAAGGGCCTCACCCAGCTCCACCCCGATGTGCCGGAGGATCAGCGGGGCAGCTACGCGGGCATCGCGCACCCGTCGGTGATCAAGCACCTGCAGGAACTCGGGGTCACGGCTATCGAGCTCATGCCCGTGCACCAGTTCGTGAACGACTCGGTGCTGCAGGACAAGGGCCTCTCCAACTACTGGGGCTACAACACGATCGGCTTCTTCGCGCCCCACAACAAGTACTCCTCCACGGGGGAGCAGGGCGAGCAGGTCCAGGAGTTCAAGGCCATGGTGCGGGATCTGCACCGGGCCGGCATCGAGGTCATCCTGGACGTGGTCTACAACCACACCGCGGAGGGCAACCACCTCGGCCCGACGCTGTCCTTCAGGGGCATCGACAACGCCGCGTACTACCGCCTGACCGATGACGATCCCCAGTACTACATGGATTACACGGGGACGGGGAACTCCCTGAACGCGCGGAACCCGCACTCGCTGCAGCTCATCATGGACTCGCTGCGGTACTGGGTGACGGAGATGCATGTGGACGGCTTCCGCTTCGACCTGGCGGCCACCCTGGCCCGCGAGTTCTACGACGTGGACAAGCTGTCCTCCTTCTTCGAACTCGTGCAGCAGGACCCGGTGGTGTCCCGCGTGAAGCTCATCGCCGAGCCGTGGGATGTGGGGCCGGGCGGCTACCAGGTGGGCAACTTCCCGCCGCAGTGGACCGAATGGAACGGCAAGTACCGGGACACCGTCCGCGACTTCTGGCGCGGTGAGCCGGCCGCTCTGGGCGAGTTCGCCTCGCGCCTGACGGGTTCGGCGGATCTGTACGAGCACTCGGGGCGGCGTCCGGTGGCTTCGATCAACTTCGTCACAGCCCACGACGGGTTCACCCTGCGCGATCTGGTCTCGTACAACGAGAAGCACAACGAGGCGAACGGTGAGGACAATCGCGACGGCGAGTCCCACAACCGGTCCTGGAACTGCGGCGTCGAAGGTCCTACCGACGATCCGGAGGTGCTGGCACTGCGCTCGCAGCAGCAGCGGAATCTCCTGGCCTCGCTGCTGCTGTCCCAGGGTGTCCCGATGATCCTGCACGGCGACGAACTGGGCCGGACCCAGGACGGCAACAACAATGCCTACTGCCAGGACGCGCCGCTGACGTGGGTGCACTGGGACGAGGTGGACGAGGACCTGATCGACTTCACCGGCCGGCTGAGCAAGCTGCGGCAGGAGCACCCGGTGTTCCGGCGCCGCCGCTTCTTCGACGGACACCCGGCGGAGACGTCCGAGGGCGAATGGCTCCCGGACGTCGTCTGGCTCGATTCCGACGGCACGCCCATGACGGACGAGGACTGGAACAACGGCTTCGCCCGGACTCTCGCCATGTTCCTCAACGGCGGGGCCATCCAGGCGCCGGGGGAGCGCGGCGAGGAGATCCTGGACGACGACTTCATCCTCTGCTTCAACGCCCACGACGACGAGGTGGAGTTCACGCTCCCCGCCGAGAACTACTCCGCCTCCTGGACCCCCGTGCTGGACACCTCGGGCCGTGAATGCAAGGGATCGCTCGCGGCGCGTTCGAAGGTCGCGGTGCCGGCCAAGTCGATGCTCGTGCTGCAGGGCTGGCGGGGGTAG
- a CDS encoding NAD(P)H-hydrate dehydratase has protein sequence MIGAHSADQVRAAERPALDAGMGAELMRRASYGMALTVTRELRARRGRVYGSRVTGLIGKGNNGGDGLWALAFLARRGVAVTAVLVDASAHAEGLAALLAAGGRAVRLAPSETAPSESAPDDSAGESSAPDDPAHDGAARLPLCTLTEARDECVRADLLIDAILGTGARGGLRGTAAGLVELLLRERSEGRDVPYVVACDIPSGVDPSTGEVAGPVLRAGTTVTFAAAKTGLFLPPGAGCSGRVEEVPIGVEDRLPEPVVLRLAPEDVSRLLPRPAAEGHKYTRGVLGVVAGSEEYPGAAILACTGALAAGAGMVRYFGPPSVTALVNAALPEVVCHTGPELQGRVQAWVLGSGVSGEEQLERCRQALSLGQPAVVDAGALDLVGERVADRPELILTPHAGELARLLSRLGTERDRAQVEATAGASLREAVRLTGTTILLKGPHTLCHEPGGILFSQADGTPWLATAGSGDVLAGVFGALLAQGGVAPSSCGEEPDGGRWAATAALAAAVHGRAGRIASGEADGGRGHPITARDIAHAVRLVWDAP, from the coding sequence ATGATCGGCGCTCATTCCGCGGATCAGGTGCGGGCCGCTGAGCGGCCCGCCCTGGACGCCGGGATGGGCGCCGAACTCATGCGCAGGGCCTCTTACGGAATGGCTCTGACGGTCACCCGCGAACTCCGGGCCCGGCGTGGCCGGGTGTACGGCAGCCGTGTGACCGGGCTGATCGGCAAGGGGAACAATGGGGGAGACGGGCTCTGGGCCCTGGCCTTCCTGGCCCGTCGCGGCGTGGCGGTCACGGCCGTCCTGGTGGACGCGTCGGCCCATGCCGAGGGCCTCGCCGCGCTCCTGGCCGCGGGAGGCCGGGCGGTGCGTCTGGCACCCTCCGAGACCGCGCCCTCCGAGAGCGCGCCTGACGATTCGGCAGGCGAAAGCTCGGCGCCTGACGATCCCGCGCACGACGGCGCGGCCCGGCTCCCGCTGTGCACGCTCACCGAGGCGCGGGATGAGTGCGTCCGGGCGGACCTCCTGATCGACGCGATCCTGGGCACGGGCGCACGCGGTGGACTGCGGGGAACAGCGGCCGGGCTCGTCGAACTCCTGCTCCGTGAGCGCTCCGAGGGTCGCGACGTTCCGTACGTCGTGGCCTGCGACATCCCCAGCGGCGTCGATCCGTCGACTGGTGAAGTGGCCGGGCCGGTGCTCCGGGCCGGGACCACCGTCACGTTCGCCGCCGCCAAGACCGGGCTGTTCCTTCCCCCGGGAGCGGGGTGCTCAGGCCGGGTGGAAGAGGTTCCGATCGGCGTGGAGGACCGCCTGCCGGAACCCGTCGTGCTGCGGCTCGCGCCGGAGGACGTCTCCCGCCTTCTGCCACGGCCCGCGGCCGAGGGCCACAAATACACGCGCGGCGTGCTCGGCGTGGTGGCCGGCTCGGAGGAATACCCCGGCGCCGCCATCCTGGCCTGCACCGGCGCCCTGGCCGCCGGGGCCGGCATGGTCCGCTACTTCGGCCCGCCGTCGGTGACCGCTCTGGTCAACGCCGCGCTGCCGGAGGTGGTCTGCCACACCGGTCCTGAACTGCAGGGCCGGGTCCAGGCCTGGGTCCTCGGCTCCGGGGTGTCTGGCGAGGAACAGCTGGAGCGCTGCCGACAGGCTCTGAGCCTGGGACAGCCCGCCGTCGTGGACGCAGGGGCGCTGGACCTCGTGGGGGAGCGGGTCGCGGACCGCCCGGAGCTCATCCTCACCCCGCATGCCGGGGAACTCGCCCGGCTCCTGAGCCGTCTGGGGACGGAGCGTGACCGTGCGCAGGTCGAAGCGACCGCAGGGGCTTCGCTGCGGGAGGCGGTCCGGCTCACCGGGACGACCATCCTACTGAAGGGACCACACACCCTGTGCCACGAGCCCGGCGGGATCCTTTTTTCCCAGGCCGACGGCACACCGTGGCTCGCGACGGCGGGCAGCGGGGACGTCCTGGCCGGAGTCTTCGGCGCGCTGCTCGCGCAAGGCGGCGTGGCGCCGTCGTCGTGCGGGGAGGAACCCGACGGCGGACGCTGGGCGGCCACCGCTGCTCTGGCCGCGGCGGTGCACGGCAGAGCGGGGCGGATCGCGTCGGGGGAGGCCGACGGCGGGCGGGGCCATCCGATCACCGCACGGGACATCGCGCATGCCGTACGCCTCGTGTGGGATGCTCCTTGA
- a CDS encoding inositol-3-phosphate synthase, translating into MPSHPIRVAIVGVGNCAASLVQGVEYYKDADPNSTIPGLMHVEFGQYHVRDVQFVAAFDVDSKKVGLDLADAIGASENNTIKIADVPSTGVTVQRGHTLDGLGRYYRETIVESPEEPVDVVAALKAADADVMVCYLPVGSEEAAKFYAQCAIDAGVAFVNALPVFIAGTPEWAAKFEAAKLPIVGDDIKSQIGATITHRVMAKLFEDRGVTLDRTYQLNVGGNMDFKNMLERDRLESKKISKTQAVTSNVEAELHADDVHIGPSDYVAWLDDRKWAFVRLEGRNFGDAPVSLEYKLEVWDSPNSAGVIIDAIRAAKIGLDRGIGGPLLSASSYFMKSPPEQVNDSAARDNVEAFIRGDLER; encoded by the coding sequence GTGCCGTCACACCCCATTCGCGTTGCCATTGTTGGCGTAGGCAACTGTGCCGCTTCCCTGGTGCAGGGCGTCGAGTACTACAAGGATGCTGATCCGAACAGTACGATTCCCGGCCTCATGCACGTGGAATTCGGGCAGTATCACGTTCGCGACGTGCAGTTCGTGGCCGCCTTCGACGTCGACTCCAAAAAGGTGGGCCTTGACCTGGCCGACGCCATCGGTGCCAGCGAGAACAACACGATCAAGATCGCCGACGTGCCCAGCACGGGCGTGACAGTCCAGCGTGGCCACACCCTGGACGGGCTGGGCCGCTACTACCGCGAGACCATCGTGGAGTCGCCGGAGGAGCCGGTCGACGTCGTCGCCGCGCTCAAGGCCGCCGACGCGGACGTCATGGTCTGCTACCTGCCCGTCGGCAGCGAGGAAGCCGCCAAGTTCTACGCGCAGTGCGCCATCGACGCCGGCGTGGCGTTCGTCAACGCGCTGCCCGTCTTCATCGCGGGCACCCCGGAGTGGGCCGCGAAGTTCGAGGCCGCCAAGCTCCCGATCGTCGGCGACGACATCAAGAGCCAGATCGGCGCCACCATCACGCACCGCGTCATGGCCAAGCTGTTCGAGGACCGCGGTGTGACCCTGGACCGCACGTACCAGCTGAACGTCGGCGGCAACATGGACTTCAAGAACATGCTGGAGCGCGACCGCCTTGAGTCCAAGAAGATCTCGAAGACCCAGGCCGTGACGTCCAACGTCGAGGCCGAACTCCACGCCGACGACGTGCACATCGGCCCGTCCGATTACGTGGCCTGGCTGGATGACCGCAAGTGGGCCTTCGTCCGCCTGGAAGGCCGCAACTTCGGCGACGCTCCGGTGTCCCTGGAGTACAAGCTCGAGGTGTGGGATTCCCCCAACTCGGCCGGTGTGATCATCGACGCGATCCGTGCCGCCAAGATCGGCCTGGACCGCGGTATCGGCGGCCCGCTGCTGTCCGCCTCCAGCTACTTCATGAAGTCCCCGCCGGAGCAGGTCAACGATTCCGCGGCACGCGATAACGTCGAGGCGTTCATCCGGGGCGACCTCGAGCGCTGA
- the glmS gene encoding glutamine--fructose-6-phosphate transaminase (isomerizing), giving the protein MCGIVGYTGRTTTADEAGRSALGVVLEGLRRLEYRGYDSAGVAVLEEGGVAARKKSGKLANLLSELEAHPLPESLTGIGHTRWATHGGPTDQNAHPHLADGGKLALIHNGIIENYSEIKQELVAQGVEFLSQTDTEVAAALLGQLYRKLAGGAMSGDSGTAILTEAMRQACQRFEGAFTLLAIHADAPEAVVAARRNSPLVVGLGDGENFLGSDVSGFIDYTRRAVELGQDQIVTITPDTVEITDFHGNPAEGREYHVDWDPASAEKDGYPSFMEKEIHDQPEAVANTLLGRSDSHGNLTLDEVRIDPELLKSVNKIIVLACGTSAYAGQVAKYAIEHWCRIPTEVELSHEFRYRDPIVDENTLIVSISQSGETMDTLMAVRYAREQGAKTVAICNTNGSTIPRESDAVLYTHAGPEIAVASTKAFLAQITAAYLLGLYLAQLRGNKFKGEIKDILSDLGKIPAKISAILEREEDIKSLGRDMAEAKSVLFLGRHVGFPVAMEGALKLKELAYIHAEGFAAGELKHGPIALIEEGQPVFVVVPSPRGRDSLHSKVVSNIQEVRARGARTIVIAEEGDTDVVDYAEHVFYVPETPPLLAPLLTTVPLQLFAAALAEAKGYDVDQPRNLAKSVTVE; this is encoded by the coding sequence ATGTGTGGAATTGTGGGATACACCGGCCGGACCACCACTGCCGATGAAGCGGGGCGCTCAGCCCTCGGCGTGGTCCTGGAAGGCCTCCGTCGTCTGGAATACCGTGGATACGACTCCGCGGGCGTCGCCGTGCTCGAAGAAGGCGGTGTCGCCGCCCGGAAGAAGTCCGGCAAGCTGGCGAACCTGCTGAGCGAGCTCGAAGCGCACCCGCTGCCTGAGTCCCTGACCGGGATCGGGCACACCCGGTGGGCGACCCACGGCGGCCCGACCGACCAGAATGCGCATCCGCACCTGGCCGACGGTGGCAAGCTGGCGCTGATCCACAACGGCATCATCGAGAACTACTCGGAGATCAAGCAGGAACTCGTCGCCCAGGGTGTCGAGTTCCTCTCCCAGACGGACACCGAGGTGGCCGCGGCCCTGCTCGGCCAGCTGTACCGCAAGCTCGCGGGCGGCGCCATGTCCGGCGACTCCGGCACCGCCATCCTGACCGAGGCCATGCGCCAGGCCTGCCAGCGCTTCGAGGGCGCCTTCACCCTGCTGGCGATCCACGCCGACGCCCCTGAGGCCGTCGTCGCGGCCCGCCGCAACTCCCCGCTGGTCGTCGGACTCGGCGACGGCGAGAACTTCCTGGGTTCGGACGTCTCGGGCTTCATCGACTACACGCGCCGCGCTGTCGAACTGGGCCAGGACCAGATCGTCACGATCACCCCGGACACCGTGGAGATCACCGACTTCCACGGCAACCCGGCCGAGGGCCGCGAGTACCACGTGGACTGGGACCCGGCATCCGCGGAGAAGGACGGCTACCCGTCCTTCATGGAGAAGGAGATCCACGACCAGCCCGAGGCCGTGGCCAACACGCTCCTGGGCCGTTCCGACTCCCACGGCAACCTGACGCTCGACGAGGTCCGCATCGACCCCGAGCTGTTGAAGTCCGTCAACAAGATCATTGTGCTGGCCTGTGGCACGTCCGCCTATGCCGGCCAGGTGGCCAAGTACGCGATCGAGCACTGGTGCCGCATCCCCACCGAGGTGGAACTGAGCCACGAGTTCCGCTACCGCGATCCGATCGTGGACGAGAACACCCTGATCGTCTCCATCTCCCAGTCGGGCGAGACCATGGACACCCTCATGGCCGTCCGGTACGCCCGCGAGCAGGGCGCCAAGACCGTGGCGATCTGCAACACCAACGGCTCGACGATCCCGCGCGAATCCGACGCCGTGCTCTACACGCACGCCGGCCCAGAGATCGCCGTCGCCTCCACCAAGGCGTTCCTGGCGCAGATCACCGCCGCGTACCTGCTGGGCCTTTATCTGGCACAGCTGCGCGGTAACAAGTTCAAGGGCGAGATCAAGGACATCCTGTCCGACCTCGGCAAGATCCCGGCCAAGATCTCCGCGATCCTGGAGCGTGAAGAGGACATCAAGTCCCTGGGCCGCGACATGGCCGAAGCCAAGTCCGTCCTGTTCCTGGGCCGTCACGTGGGCTTCCCGGTCGCCATGGAAGGCGCGCTCAAGCTCAAGGAGCTGGCGTACATCCACGCCGAGGGCTTCGCCGCCGGCGAGCTCAAGCACGGCCCGATCGCGCTGATCGAGGAGGGCCAGCCGGTCTTCGTGGTGGTGCCGTCCCCGCGCGGCCGCGACTCGCTGCACTCCAAGGTGGTCTCGAACATCCAGGAAGTCCGCGCCCGCGGCGCCAGGACCATCGTGATCGCCGAGGAAGGCGACACGGACGTGGTGGACTACGCCGAGCACGTCTTCTACGTGCCGGAGACCCCGCCGCTGCTGGCTCCGCTCCTGACCACGGTGCCGCTGCAGCTCTTCGCCGCCGCACTCGCCGAGGCGAAGGGCTACGACGTGGATCAGCCGCGTAACCTCGCCAAGAGCGTGACCGTAGAATAG
- the mgrA gene encoding L-glyceraldehyde 3-phosphate reductase yields MTYLASPQRYDTMPYRRVGRSGLKLPAISLGLWHNFGDDKPFETQRAILRRAFDLGVTHFDLANNYGPPAGSAETNFGRHLAEDFRPYRDELVISTKAGYHMWEGPYGEWGSRKYLLSSLDASLQRMGLEYVDIFYSHRPDPATPLEETMGALDTAVRSGRALYAGISSYTPEQTLEAARILKDLGTPLLIHQPSYSMLNRWTEDGTPNLYEALDQVGAGSIAFSPLAQGMLTDRYLNGIPADSRAAQQRFLSEKALTDEAMERVRGLNEIAAGRGQTLAQMAIAWILRDQPKGSPVTSALVGASSVRQLEDTLGAIDRLDFTADELSAIDKFAVESDINVWSPKLHRNS; encoded by the coding sequence GTGACTTACCTTGCTTCCCCTCAGCGCTACGACACCATGCCCTACCGCCGCGTCGGACGCAGCGGTCTGAAGCTGCCGGCCATCTCCCTCGGCCTGTGGCACAACTTCGGTGATGACAAGCCCTTCGAAACCCAGCGCGCCATCCTGCGCCGCGCCTTCGACCTGGGCGTCACCCACTTCGACCTCGCCAACAACTACGGCCCGCCCGCTGGCAGCGCCGAAACCAACTTCGGCCGCCACCTTGCGGAGGACTTCCGTCCGTACCGCGATGAACTCGTCATCTCCACCAAGGCGGGTTATCACATGTGGGAGGGCCCTTACGGTGAGTGGGGCTCCCGCAAGTACCTGCTCTCCAGCCTCGACGCCTCGCTCCAGCGCATGGGCCTGGAGTACGTCGACATCTTCTACAGCCACCGCCCGGACCCGGCGACGCCGCTCGAAGAGACCATGGGCGCTCTGGACACCGCGGTCCGTTCCGGCCGCGCGCTCTACGCGGGCATCTCCTCTTACACCCCGGAGCAGACGCTGGAGGCGGCCCGCATCTTGAAGGACCTCGGGACCCCGCTGCTCATCCACCAGCCGAGCTACTCGATGCTGAACCGCTGGACCGAGGACGGCACGCCGAACCTCTACGAAGCGCTGGATCAGGTGGGAGCGGGCAGCATCGCCTTCTCGCCCCTGGCCCAGGGCATGCTCACCGACCGCTACCTGAACGGCATCCCCGCGGACTCGCGCGCCGCACAGCAGCGGTTCCTCAGCGAGAAGGCCCTGACCGACGAGGCCATGGAAAGGGTCCGTGGCCTCAACGAGATCGCCGCCGGGCGCGGGCAGACCCTCGCCCAGATGGCCATCGCGTGGATCCTCCGGGACCAGCCCAAGGGCTCCCCGGTCACGTCCGCCCTGGTCGGCGCGTCGAGCGTGCGGCAGCTCGAAGACACTCTCGGAGCCATCGACCGGCTCGATTTCACGGCCGATGAACTCTCCGCGATCGACAAGTTCGCGGTCGAGTCGGATATCAACGTCTGGTCGCCGAAGCTGCACCGCAACTCCTGA
- a CDS encoding uracil-DNA glycosylase produces the protein MHSVDDCRILSLFSNNSAASPQGVVWAGDDAAATRLLGLQFQLGLRPEWMMPWNTHPWFTPGEPNAKLTPEQVSAGLKPLIALLRILPRVSAIVAHGTEANRLAQMLLKTDNPLIWRRGLKVYKARSLHGRSFAGSKERQTEWLIDMGRSYADAMARAGLQAGRR, from the coding sequence ATGCACTCGGTGGACGACTGCCGGATTCTGAGCCTGTTCTCCAACAACAGCGCGGCCTCTCCGCAGGGCGTGGTGTGGGCGGGCGACGACGCCGCGGCCACCCGCCTGCTCGGCCTCCAGTTCCAGCTGGGCCTGCGCCCCGAGTGGATGATGCCGTGGAACACCCACCCGTGGTTCACCCCGGGCGAGCCCAATGCCAAGCTGACCCCCGAACAGGTCAGCGCGGGCCTCAAGCCCCTGATCGCCCTCCTGCGGATCCTGCCGCGCGTCTCGGCGATCGTCGCCCACGGCACCGAGGCCAACCGCCTCGCCCAGATGCTCCTCAAGACGGACAACCCGCTGATCTGGCGCCGCGGCCTCAAGGTCTACAAGGCCCGCTCCCTGCACGGCCGCTCCTTCGCCGGCTCGAAAGAACGCCAGACCGAGTGGCTGATCGACATGGGCCGTTCCTACGCGGACGCCATGGCGCGCGCCGGCCTCCAGGCCGGCCGCCGCTGA